The Melitaea cinxia chromosome 22, ilMelCinx1.1, whole genome shotgun sequence genome segment ATAgactattttatatacttacaataccaagttttatatatttttatttctttacccTATAGTTCATTcagttcagttctttgcttaatggcttttagttgtgtcagTTTGACCCCTATAAagtataaactcaaaaagtttcTCAAAACGAAACATCAACAAACCGAATTTGACAATTGACACTTTGACATTACAATGTACTCTGTGACTTTGACAGTAAAGGTCAGGTTATTGTTTATTAACACTATGCTGGTATGCTCCTCTCCTTGTTTATTacgtatgtttaaaataatcatttgatAATGTcacatttgtattaaaaatatatacatttttattgtaactaactaaaaactactaactaaaaattataaacaaattgagtttgtttagttttaaaccatctttaaatataattttgttatcgTTTCGATAATGTGTTGTGAACAAATCAAAAAACAACCAATCAGAGCTCTCACTTACGATAATACGCTACGCATGAAATTTTAAACCAATCAAAACCAAGGTGTGGCAACAAAGAAAACAACTGACTACTCTCTCATAATTCGTATTTCTTTGCTGGACCAATGAAAAATGGACAGATAATTTGATGGCAAATTGACAAGTGCGGGGGTCTCTTAATACCTATTATTTTAGCTagtatttatttacgtataatCCAATTATATTTCTACAGTGCTGTGTTGATAAGAGTTTAGCATCCAATGTAAATTTGTTACATCATGCAAAAATATTGATACAATACAATTCGTACATTGTAATagtgttaaaattaaaagtgtaaTTGTGCTATTATCTAACTTTGTGTGACAATTGATCAAATATGATACCAGATAACGTGACACTGATTGTTAAGGCGCCTAACCAGCAAATCGAGGATCAGAATATCGAGTGCCAGTCATCTTGGACGGTCAGACAGCTCAAAGGGCATCTATCAGAAGTCTATCCTAGTAAACCggtaataattactatttgttttttatcaaTACCCATGTATAAACAATAAGTTTTTTCATTCATGTATATACTACAATTAGTTCGTATCCAAATTGAAAttctttaacaattttaatacacTGCTACCATATCAATACTTTACTTGTACAACTTATGTCGTCATCTGTAtacttaattacataaatatttatttttaaaatgacgtaAGATTATTCGTATATACTATATAGTCGTATATACTATATAGTCGTATATAGTAGTAGTAGAAAACATACCTTTTCTCTTTTGtgtatttgaataattaaaaaaaaaaataaggctatACCTTAGTGTGTGcaaacatactaaaatatttgtaaattaaaaaaatatatatttttaaaagcaaaaaGTAAATTTGCttctatagtttttatattttacgtaaaattaTTCAGTATCTAGTGAAACAGTTTTTGCGTTTTTAATGTTCATGTTATCAGTTGTTTGCAATAATTTTCAATGTAATTGTGATAAAATTATTGAGACTCTATTGAAGTCTAATATTATCTTTTGccattaaatattcaaaaaaagtaaagtattatgttttatgtaacttaagaaagtaaattaagtaatttagtttagtttattggccaatacataacaaatacataatatttttaagattttagtaCCCCatgatgtatatttatttatataattatttatatgtctttattatatttatattcacaaaaggaaataataaatttcttgaaaagaaattaagtttatttttagtcaaaaatatttagaaactgCTTTTCTCCTATTAACTTAACACCTATGTGATGATAAAGTAATGTagacaataaagttttaaacgTATGTACATGGAAATTATTTAGCAAACTTGATAAAAACAAAAGCATAAATGAAATGTTATTTACAAGAATTAAAGGAGGaaagaaacttttatttaaaaaaaataccacatAAGTCTGActggtattattattattatttttttttttgtttaatattttttaataaaataaatatgtttgacaTAATTACATTGTCatcggtcatctgttcctacagttagcaacttaatgcttgggTTTTATGTAACAGTCGgcaattacatataataatacatacataaataaacaaccTCCAGAGTAGAGAGGAGGATCATTCCAAACTACACCAACAAGCTTGTCAGTGAGGGGTGTTATTGTACATTTACACAAGTTTTTATATATGGCGGGCTTAATGCTtgcacatattataattatatgaataatattgcTTGCTTGTATCagttcttaataattttttacattgGAGATGTGCATGCATGCATACATTCTTGCTTCACAGGGAAGATTCAGCTGTAGATGGCTATCCACTGCTGAATGTAGGCATTCACATAAATAAAGGAACCTTGGATGAAGGAAGAATTTGGGTGTTTAGATTGAcaatacgtattattttattatattatgttcgAAAATATTTATGTCAGCCTGACTTTAAGATCTTTAATTGTATATCTGATTTCatcatattcatcatcatcaagcttataaaataaaaaaatgagaaatagaGCTGTTCAAAACTGACAGAAAAAAACGCGAAAAtcagtttttttaagtttttcattATTCTCATAGAACTCCATGACGCTCCTCAAACAATGCATTGTTACATTGTGACTGAGTAATCCATAGCACATAATCGTGAGCTTGTTATTTGAACACACTCAATTCCTAACAAGCCCGATGGCATAATTTGCACCATCCCAgcagtctgggtgtaatatataggaattatttaataatttttatttattagaacatTTGAACATTCGTATTACATACTTTGAATAATAgctaaataaaagatttttttttaatatgttggGCATTTAAGGCTCATAACGACCTTGGACAGGAAGTAGAACCTGGAGAGAGGAGAACGACAGTGGCAAAACGGAATTTTTCTagctactttttatttataaactagcgacccaccctcACGGCTTCTCACaggcaatgctgatactaaataacaatatatataatacgataaaacaaaaatgtagctataatCATTCATCTGATATCTTAAAcagaagcattaagttgcctacttCAGTTACTGCGACTACAAGCAGCTGGCTTCTATTGACAAGCCTATAAAGTCTAATATAAGAATCAACATGTTGATAACTTTTTCTTTGACGACCTTTTCTTTCGATAAACAActttaagttataataaataaatataaatatcacaaGCCACAATTATTGAGTTTATCTTGagtttttatctaatttacGTCGGACTTACGTATTTAAACATGTTCGTTCAAGGTTGATGAAAtcattcaaaaatgttaatctTGCAAGTGTCATAGGTGATCATAGTTATAAACGTTAATTTCAGAACCGATCTTGtgacataatatttttgtagcGTTCATataataccaaaaataaaacttgatttGGAATTACGATGTTCCATAGCTGAAAACATGCATTTTAAAAGCACAAGTTTTGATCGAATATTTTAGTGCATGCCCACTTTGTAAAATGTAACGATTCTTTCTCTTCTTTAAGCAGAAATATCTCTTAATGTAAACATTAAGAAAatgatacaattaaaaatatataatagatattccCATTTTCCCGATGGCTTCCATTATCAGATCTAGTAGGGGAATGACCGAAAATGAAATTCATGAcagatttaataaattactgcTGTAATGGTCTGCTCAATCTCACTGCGACGCTAGTCTTTTCTAGAAaaagttagtataaaaaaatgctaaaaacaaTAGAATACCTACAATACCGACCAGCGGtttgaaatatgtaaaaaatattgataaaaaattgtatgtacATTTTTAGAATGTCGATtctatgatatttaaaaaattgatatgATTTAATGAATATACTGATAAGCCTCACCAGATTTAAAAAGCTATCGTAATTTTTGcaaccaaataaaaataatcgattataCCGTGAAATTGAGAATTGATTTCATAACTCGGTAGCAAAGTCTTAcgtaaaacaatgttttaaattggaaaattacaccgtacattttttttacttattttaatgaaagcAATCGGTAGTTATTGATAACAAACTATGGAGTTCTGATCATTAAATGTTGTTTATGGATTGTTTTGCATTTAACAGAAATATTTGGAATTGCATCAAACAATGTGACTGGAATAATTTGTGTAGTTAAGtttaaggaaaataataaaatattgatattttatttacttaactttTTGGAATATGAAAGGGTATAATGTTTCATACATGTATATaactatttacaaatatatgtgaatatacgttgaataaaaaaaaaaatcaaacagtttacattctaaaattttatacttttatatttaggtTTTTGCAAATATTGAAGTCGAATTATTACTTATGAAGTAGCCAATTGTACGGACATTTGTTTTGTGTCACATAAATTGCTTGACCACTATTACGTATTTTAGGATCACTTATATCATTAATTCACGCATCCTGCTAGTTGATAACGTTGCCATATTTGTATGGATCGAACGTTTAAACAtctaataatgataaaatatgttttatacttaattagtaaatttaaatggttAATTGTCTTTTCTGCTAAAACATGGctaaaacaattattacgtttcaatactttattttgttctaaaaatcagtgaaaaaagAGACTGTCTGTATTCTTGGATATTATTTAGGAAACATACGAAAATTTACAATATCTTAAGGATTTAGCATATTAAGtatgtagatttatttttaaacaaaccaATGCAtacatttttctaaattttattgtttttatttttgcagaGAGCAGACGagcagaaaataatatattcggGACAGCTCTTGGAAGACAACACTATTTTAAAGGATGTGCTAAGAAACTATGAAAGTCAAATAGCACATACTATGCACTTAGTTTGCTCATCAAAGAGAATGCAGGAAAATACTCAAGAACTACCAAAAACTGATGGCCTCCGGCAAAGAAATGTGCCTGAGAATACCCCACGTCCAACAGAAACAACCCCAAGGCCAGAAATGAGGCAAAATGACCAAAATCACACAGTTGAAATGCAGAACTATTTGAGTTCCTTCGTCAATAACTATGGGAGGGTGCCACCATACCCTAATTACAATTTTGGGGAAGGTTACTTGCCAATACCGAATGATCCAGCTTCGATGGCTAATCACATGCTGATGGTGCAACAGGCGTACATGCAATATATGCAGCAATATGCTAATATGTaagtgtaaattaataatttgagtTACTTATATCTTATACTGGTAGTGTGTCAATGTGGGGCCTCAATGGTCTCTTAGAGTGTAGAAATTTATCTACCGAGCTGCATATTATTACTGAAGCGTTTACCGATGCAATTGGAcgtgtagattttttttaccaggaaaattacattaaaaacattttaaaaactgCGAATGTGCTTGAATGTCTTTATTTTGGGGAGTGTCAATTCTATTCTTAACATCGATTTTTTATCGACCTCATCAGAGACAAATCAAGCACACACATAATATTTCATCCCCCATCACCcgtttacaatatatttatacttgttTACCATTcacggctgttgcgctggcagtcgcggctacgattcccgctcacgacagacatttgtgtTGGCCGTATATGTGTCtgtttgggcgtttgtgcttgtatattgtgtgtgttctggacccccgacacaggagaaaatcgtACTAAGcgtttataattgttatattcaaTTTTCCCCAATATTTCAGGCGACAAGCTATGACCGATGAAACTCCAACCCCACCAACCGAAACCCCAGCCCCCCAACCCCAAGCCCCGGAACCGGAACAAGAGGAGGGGGCCAGAGACTGGCTCGACCATCTTTATGCTGCGTCTAGATTCGCGATACTACTGTCGTTGTTCTGCTTGTATGGCAGCCCCGCGAGGTTACTGCTCGTTGTTATATTAGCCGCGGCTGGTTATTTGTAAGTATACATTGATATCTTTTAAGTTAATAAACTGATTTTTCGATCAAGAAtaatattgattaataaatatttgaaaacgttAAAGTTTGAGTGACTTACTATTTCAAGGCTTAAAGagcatttgtttatttgttgtaTGCCTTGCTTTTATAAtgtaagtgcaataaatgttaactcaaataaataaataaaaaatataattatttcagtaATGGTAACTGTTCAAATAGGTTCAATAGGTATTAgtagtgttaaaaaactgctaaTATACAAACGTGGCTCAAAAAGTGGACTACCTATTTTAATGTCGGTTCAAAAAATTCTACTTGCTACGTTTATCAACCGCTAAAATCACTATACTCATTATTGGCACTGACTTTTTTGTACAGCAGAAAAgatttgtgtattgtgtgacacctgaaaataagaaataattttatttcagacaccAAATTGGTTTCTTCCGCGTCCTCAACGTAAATCCATTGAACAACGGACGTCGCAATGAGCAACAAAATAACGAAAACCGACCACAAAATAACGACAACCAACAACAAAATAACGACAACCAACAACAAAATAATGACAACCAGAGGCAACCGAATGACCAACAGAACAATGATGATGACAACCAACAATCACTGTTAGCCGTCACTTGGATGATATTCACATCATTTTTTGCTTCATTAATACCGGATACAAATTAATTTGCTTTTTTTCATCATGATTATGTGATAGAACTCTTAAAGAccattgaagtatttttttaaaaaccaatTATGTCATTTTTGgccttttcctttttttacaaACAACTCCATCGGctaacaagtgtacggctcacccgatgacAAGcgcttaccgtagcttatagacgtcttcATCAcaagcattgcaaacgcgttgccgaccccacccCAATCCCACCAGgtgctctggtcgccttactcaacaacaggaacactacactgcttgaaagcagtattatttaactgtgatcttctgtaaggtcgaggtactaccccagtcgggctgctccagattttgagcaggatttttTCAACCTTACCCCTACCAGGCCCTACCTCATTTAAGTTCGTTCGGGAACTACAAAgaactttttaatgttttagcTTGTTTGTTGGATAAACAACCAGAATAAAAAACTActctataaaattgtaaataaatattaatattcctaGATAATTACTCaagttttgatttttgattttgtggATCAAGCTTAACTGTTTACTGATGCACAGCTTAAAATAACCATTAAAAAGTAGTGTAATTTCTGTCgtaaacgttttattttatagactTTTAACAGAACAAGTATTTCTATACCAATTCCTTGTGTTTTGCCGATATGACTATCCAATATAAGTTTGTAAACAGTCAAAAATTCCCTTACCACAAAATGGTTGTATGTATACTTGTGAACTGACGTTAAACcaaatattaattgtatataatttgtCTAATTCTAGATTAGCATTAGAAAATATcgacgatattaaaaaaatatatgtacagagGATTTAGTTTTGTCcttgtaaatatatttgtgatcgtttttgcttttaaaaattGCCATTTATTCATTATTGTGGTGTATAGGATAGTTTTGGTCTTTAggtatagatatatttaaatgttcatgTATTCGTAGTTAACGTCGTGTCAACGTGGGTcgttaaattaatgttatttatttcgtgCTATAATTGTGGAAAATATTAATCGGTGATTTATGAAATAACCGCTATTGCttacatattttgttattaatatgttttaaaactCAAGAGGCTTCTGGTATAACTTTTGACTAAAAACTAAAACGCGAAATTTATACAGCAACTGTATTTGAAGATTAATCAAAATATCTTGACCACTTCAAACGAACTGATAGCTCCTTTAACGTTGTCTGTTCGCCTTATATAAGTCTTATTTGAAAATGTTATTTCAGTGTGTAGTTTTTaggttagtaaaatattatttaatagttacGTCATATTAATTGTGCCCAGTTATTATGTCATACAAAGATCACGCATTTTGTTATATAAggtttatttatgaattagacGAGCATGCTAAACTAAATCATATTTATACTGTGATAAGATCAATTTTATTTGCACTCtcgtgaataaatttttaaaattgacgtttatttttttatttacctgtaTTTTCCTTATTACTGTTAAGTAAGtggttattatgaaattttttgtagcTTTCataatgagatttttttttttggaagatccatttcataatttatatttttttatgaatagaaTTTATCTTCAAAAGTTAcgttataagaatatataaaagaatCTTTATTATAAGTCTATCCACCTTTGGTGTTACTCTTTTATCCATGTaaatcgaagcttaatccactgcACACTGCTTCACTGAGGTACCATATTACAGCGTCATTTAATATGATAGgcataatttgttaaaataacataaataaaaatattaattggatTATTGGTGGTTCTATTCCCTAACTGCAGAAACTTCTGTACTTGTAGATCTCTTTTATCAATCCGTTATTTTATTGACTTTATGATTTGAGTTATGACGAAAAAGTTACCaacaatacttataatattcgttattttatggatataaatacaaatatttaatgattagTAAAgtgctaatttatttttgttttaattttatttaatttttattttgataccgaacaaaactataaaattagatttaattcGCAGAGAGAGATGTATTATCTGTATCCATAATCAAAAAACTTAGAAtttcgtaaatataaatatttctagcGCCTAAAAATGACACGAACCATTTTATAGCTATTAGAAATTAGCAACTGTGGCAGGTTTTCATACAATAAAGAATAGTGTGTCTGCAAATTCTTtgaataaaaaagtagttactctaattaaatttatttatttcaattcacAAATGTCAATAACATCAAACACATCACACACATATATTACTACATCATAATAACATCAATAAACATCATAATATTAAACACATTCACAAAAAACCATTAATTGTATATACACAACTACTTCACCATATAATCAACCTATATCAAAATTTGAATATACATTTGTTATTTCAAACAAAGTCCACAAAACTAAACTGCATCCAAAACAGAATATGAACGAGTAAATagaaataacattataaaacacTTACATTAGAATGCCAagacaaagtaaataaatataactaaatatattaaactattaattataaatcttgTAATGTGCATCAGTTAATTTaacctttaatttttaaacaaagttaCAAAATGTCATTCAATAtattcgaaaaaatattcaattaaatagcTGCAATctgtagtatcccactgctgcccagcctttttccccatgtaggagaaggatcagagcttaatccagcacgctgctccaatgaatatattccctactatgagttaatgagtaacgatcgccatcaggtgtacatgataacaaccggaaccgacggcttaacgtgctctccgacgcaCGGTGGGGGGAGGGGCtaacaaggactgcacaaacacccagaccatggcaaacatctgtatggcctaataataatgtttgtaatgtgcggggatcaaaccggCAACAGCcacaaccagtgctgtgaccgttgcgccaacgcgtcgtttaGCCAATTAAATACAtgctattaaatataactcataaagtactcgtcagatctcgttAACATTTAAATGTTGTCCACATGACAAACGATAACTTTCTAATAAAGAAAGAATCATCAACATCTTCAAGTTATTTTGACTGGAATGGAGCAGTGAGCAAATCTATAGGCTATCATATTCCCTCAGACAAAATTATCAATTATAGTATGTCCTAGAACCCTAAATATGATCACTCACTACTTTTtaccatataatttaaatgaagaaaCAGGCTGGTAATGGTACACTTAATTTACCCTAGAAAAGTAGTATTTTGATGTTTTGTGTTTTGTCACTGTCAGTCCATGTTATATCTATCGCACATGTGGCACATTTATCCAACATACTGAAGAAACtcgaaacattttttaaaattctactTCAAAAATCATCACTGAAATCAACAtccattaaaatttcaatattttcattattataaatttgatttttatatgtaatctGATTTGTTAAATTTACTTGGTCTGGTACTTCATCTTTATTCGTTGATTCTTGTATATTAG includes the following:
- the LOC123664698 gene encoding homocysteine-responsive endoplasmic reticulum-resident ubiquitin-like domain member 2 protein: MIPDNVTLIVKAPNQQIEDQNIECQSSWTVRQLKGHLSEVYPSKPRADEQKIIYSGQLLEDNTILKDVLRNYESQIAHTMHLVCSSKRMQENTQELPKTDGLRQRNVPENTPRPTETTPRPEMRQNDQNHTVEMQNYLSSFVNNYGRVPPYPNYNFGEGYLPIPNDPASMANHMLMVQQAYMQYMQQYANMRQAMTDETPTPPTETPAPQPQAPEPEQEEGARDWLDHLYAASRFAILLSLFCLYGSPARLLLVVILAAAGYLHQIGFFRVLNVNPLNNGRRNEQQNNENRPQNNDNQQQNNDNQQQNNDNQRQPNDQQNNDDDNQQSLLAVTWMIFTSFFASLIPDTN